A stretch of DNA from Telopea speciosissima isolate NSW1024214 ecotype Mountain lineage chromosome 5, Tspe_v1, whole genome shotgun sequence:
AGAAGGTGTAGAGTTCCCACTCTGACTACTAGAAACTTCAGGCATCCCAGTAAACCCTGCACCAGCAACCCTTCTTTTCCTTcgttttcttcccttttcttttccaaCCCTAACTGTGAGATTACCAGTTTGTGATGATTCTAGTACACCAGAGCTTGCTACTACTGCCATAGACTTCAGTACCGAAGATGATGGTAACAATGACATTACCTTTTGAGGTTCTGACATTTTGATACTTTGTCCTTGACCATCCTGCATCAGTTTCATACATTGAGCAGCTGTCTCTTGTCCCTGATGGCCACTAAGACAATCAGATCTACAAACTAAACCCAGCTTAGAGGTTTCATCGTCCCTGACAGACCTTAACATACCATCCACACTACTACAAATAGAACATCTGTTATTCCTCTGGTGTCGATGCTTACGAGAAGATATCCCAGCAGTGCCAACAGTAGCAATGGGACTTCTCTCAGCCTTGAATAAGTAATCAAgcgcaaccaggatcactggtTGGGGAAAGCAGCagtataatataaaaaataatacaaaagcAGCAACAAGGACCACCATAGAAAATTTCACCAGGAACATCCTGAACAATGACTTCTTACAGAGATTGATCATGTATGCAGGAAGAGTTGCCTTCATAGGGATAACGAAAATACCAGTAGCCAGGGCCAGCTCAAGATCTCTTTGAACCACAGCAGCAGAAAAGTCGGTCTGGTATGAGATCAGAAGCCTTGCTGATTCCCCGGGTTCAAGAGCAAAACCTTTACAATTATGTACAATAAACCCATCCAACTGACAGTCAGTTCCAGAAACTTCAATGCTATTCACCTCCAGCGGAAGGTCCCCGGTGTTTTTTGCATACAGTTCTTTCAACAATGGCTCAGAACAGATGGAGCTAGTGTCTTCAATGTGAAACAAAAATTCTGCACCTGAAATTTTGGGAGAAATCGGCATTTCGAGGTTGAATTCTAAGCTTTGAACGGGCTTAGATCCATCAAGAAGAACCAAGGAAAGTGACCCTCCAAATCCCCCTAGAGGCAACCATTCTACACCTGAAAGATTGTTCCTTATCAGAGCAGAACTTCTCCACCGACATCGATTTGAAGGGTGAAAAACAATAGGCCCAAAAAGGGCCATTCCATAAGAATGGACATAGGCCTCTTTTACTGCAGCTTCTGCTATCGAAAACCCATATATCAGCATTGACTCATTATTAATTAAACTACTCGATGAAACAGGTTTCAAAAACTCATCAGCAGCCCTGCATTGATCAATTATTGCTCCTGAATTCAAAACAAGCTGCATTATGACCGGTTGCTCACTAGGATTTTTCACAGTGATCCACTTAGAACAATGAGTTCCAACTTGAACCATAGGGAACAGAATCTCATGATCATCAAGCACAGACATGCCAGTAGTTGTGCCCTGAGACCTCCAATTTTTCAATACCAACTCATCTGCTTCTGCAGTCTCCAATACCTTTAACTGGAAGTTTACAAAAACCACACTATGACCATTAGAAGACAGAAATAACCTCTGCTATAGCAGAAACTTTTTATCACAAAAAGGTACGaaaccattaaaaaataaataaaacatatatAGGGAAAtgaggcggtcatttcaccctaCACAGCCCCACTGTGTCCACCCCCGAGATGTCAACGctcacactctcattggctgccgtGCGCATGGCCCCTGCACTCCATCATAGAACgcttttcctatatatatatatatatatatatatatatatattataataaaaccctagctgCCAAAGTTTAGGAGCAATTCTAGTCCATCCCTTCTGGGACCCTGCAAAAGCAGGAATTAGCACCAGGTTACATCCCCTTTTCTGTTTTAGGTcatattcaaagttttagtttACTATGGAGTTAAATTCCTGAGTCATTTCATTCGAATCTCTAGTCAAGGTAGGataagttagtttctatttatcTTTCCTATTTCAGACAAATCTGATATGTCAATGCGTCATTTAGTTCCCTTGAAAATTGCATGAAAAATAGGGGAACTTGGTTCAAGGTTAATTGAAAAACCAAGAAGAAAGCCCCCTATATCGACGATAATATGGCTGAGACAGGCCACTTTGATATGTGACTTATCAAGGGGGTCCTTCATTTACCCAACAGTTAGCCTGCTAAATCATGAAAAGTGCGGGGCACGATGGGAAGCATTCTAGGTAATAGTGTTATAGTCCTGATGGAGacattttcctctcttttttttttcggaaAGAAATTACTAGGTTTTGTTGCCAATCTCCTTCTCAGCAAATGATTGGAGCTATGGAAAACCATATGGTTTGGTTGTTGATACACCCTAGAATGGTGCTTATTTGGTACTAGTACTGTATCCTCCTCTCTACCACTTCACTTTCCATAGAACCAAAGTATAGTGTTTTTACTGCAAGATCTCCAGAGAAAGACCAGTTTACTCATCATTGTTTTGCTGTTATTAAGTTGTTCATTGGATTTTCTGGAAGTTACAGCCCATATAATTAAGATTATTTTAGGGctattattgttttcttaagTTTATTAACTGAAAGTAAAAATTCAGGACAGGGCAGACTACTGGTCTGATTGCTCTAATGAATCAATATccaattattttgaaaatcttatATAGTTCGGCTGATTTTTGCATTATTAGCCATATCAAATCTAGATTATTGACCCACCCAAGTGAGCCCATCATTACCTGCAAGCTTTTCCACTTGCTttttcaagaaagaaaaatcagttGCGCTCTTATGTAAGAGGAACGAAATTGGTGAGAATCCATTACGCTGATACAATGCTTTGCAGTCCTTAAGCGGAATCAATATGCAGACTCTTCACTCATGATTAGGAGAATTAAATCCAATCTTCAGTTGCCTCAAAAATAAAGCATATGGAAGAAAGGAAtgatcaaaagcaaaaaagaagtcgaaaaacaaaaacagaaaaaggcaCTTCACACCAAGAACCAAGTTCAATGGCATCTTGATCTACAGTTGCCCTTGATATTTTGGCATTATCATCAGACACAAAGAACTCCCAGATTTTTGTTCCGTTGTATCTTCAGGGAAGATTGAATAAGAGACTAAGAAGTTGAAAACTTTTGATTGCATATCTGTTGCAACCAGTATTTTAGTGTTTCTGCTTGAGCTGTAGGAGATAAAATTCTCATATACAGTTCTCAGAGAGGGAGTCCACTTGGTTTACCTATCTTGATAAAGTATATGATTGGTTTGAAGAACGTCTCGGCTTTAACTCTTAAATAGAGTAGGTTCTATTAGTTATTACTTGTTAGTATAGAAATATCAAAAAGATTTGTACGATGTCTCATCTACAGCAATCCAGGTTGTGTCATCCATAAAATGgattgaatctttttttttttttttcttctaacttCGGAAGAATTGATAGATACACAAGGGGGAAGAGTCGAAGAGATTCCCGGAATCAATGTAATTAATTCTTCATATTCAAAAAGATCatcaggagaaaaaaaaaaaggaatggaaTAGGAATAGAATATTCTGATTATGTTAACTGGATAAACTTCGAACTTTTATCGTATGGAATGGATCAAAGTCTCACTGGAAGAGTAAGAACTCAACAGGACCCTACCTCTTGAATCAGACAGAGAGGTAGGGTCCGTTGAGTTCTCACATTTTCATGTCTACAACCTGGCCCATTCGATTACTAGAGGGATGAACCCAATCCGGAATATGAACCATAAAAGAAAATACCTATTAAAAGATCACAGGAATACCAGTTACAGTAGACAGATGTGAACAGAGGCCAAATATACTATATAAGAATTCAAGTATACAAATCACTGTTTCCTAGAATTAAACAAAGAATGTGAATTTCAGTGCTGTGTCAAAAGACTATCACATATTACTACTATTTACAATTTATCAACAGAAATCCCCACTAAATCTGTCAGGTACTCAGGCCTACTAATTGGAACAAAATTAACATTTTTAATGTCCTTATGGAAGGATTTTCTCAAATATATCCTTGCATTCATTAATATAAACAAGGGGAAAAGATCTTTGTCCGGGAgagtggcctacaccagcactcccatgagtccatctctctcttccccacatgaaaagacacctctgcccccttgttttaaggaggagagagatagaagcatgggagtgctggcgtaggccacactcccggaaactgcttccctataaacaattaataaatttaaaGCAAAGAAAGAATAACTTATTCAGCTATTAATAAGATACAGGACTTGGAATTCATTGCTCAGTATGGTTGAgaaccacacaaaaaaattcaaaagaatataaattcCTCAAATTCAACCTATTAGTTGTTTTACATATAAAGAAATAGTCAAGTCAAACTCAATCAGAACTTGTTTTATGTCGCAAAACAACTTCACTATTTTCTTCTAGTCCTATCTTCTATTTGCAGTCATTCTCTCCTCCTCAATTTCCTATTCCTTCGCAAGAGCTCCTTAGTTCTTGAACTGTTTCCAGGCTCTGCATACCAGTCTTCTAACTAATTCTTCAAAAACTCAGCCATGGCAAATTTGGGAATCTAAACCAAGTATAAATGCGGAAGCTTAACTTTTTTAGGGGTACATGACATAGTgacttaggctctctttggtatcgtttatgtttttgttcatggagaatttaaaaaaagtcattaatgaaaaccattttttatcaaaaatgaAAACCAAACGGGTGCTCGTAGATCAGCTCACAAACCTATTACTAAGACAAGTTAGCACGCTCGTTTAGTAACTACTTATgtataaataattttaattggtgggtgaagggattcccccATCAACCATCTTCCACcccataatatattatatatatctaatattatattagatataatataataatatattacataataTATTATTCATAATTTATGGGAGgcttttttatatattatataataaatacTATATAGGGAAAATTTCTATCACTCCCCTGAACTTATACTCTATTTACTTAAACTCCCCTGTCAGAAGTTCCACCTTTGATTCCTCCAAAAAATGAACTcttacctcttcttctcccctgcTATTTTGAAATGGCCAAATTACCCCTCCTATTAACCGGTTCTCATCACCGTcttcctttttataatttttctttttcttattcttcttcctccgtgAAATCGCTTGAGACGATGGCTGGGATTCGGTCACGCAAGCGTCAAGCAATCAACAAATCACTTCTCCTAGCGGGACTAATTGGATGTTGCAGACGAAGAAGCTCAAGAGTAAAACACTTGCTACATTCATGTAGAGATTTATAGTCATCCCGAACTCCATTAAATATGAAAAGGGTGTGAGTATTCTACCATGTGGCTCATCCATTCCACCAGGTTGTGAACTAACCACTTTAGTGGATTCCTCTCCTTCCTGGATGATTGGATGATCCTCAGCTCCCGGGTGATTGAAGTTTTTACACCAATTGGGTTTTGCGCTGGTTGATTCCAGAGGAGATTAGATTAGGATAATATAGATTTAGGCATGGGATATGGAGATATTGCAACCAGAATAGTGGGAATTTTCTTATGTGTACATGGTCTTGCATTGACCCAAGTACTCCAAGGAAATCACTAATAAGTTCCTACAGGTAAGACGCAAAGAGGATGTGGGGCGAAACTGCGGCCTCTGCTTGAAGCCCATGACGCAAGCTGACGAGGTGCATATAGAGACACACTTGATGCCCATGTGTGGATGTGTCTGCACTCTGCCACAAACCTATGAAACAACGTGTTTGGGACAATGAGAAGCCTTAGCCTCCTCTCATTCCTCAATTTCCTCCTGCTCCACAGTGACATTACCGGGTGGGTCTATCGCAGACTTAGATTTAAACCAAGGACCAATGTAGCACAGGTGACTTTCCGCGAGTTTTGACTTTCGGTTCAAATTCTACACCCCACCACGCAATCTTACAATCTTCcaatttgtggtttttttttagtGGGCCTCCAGGGCTTGTCCATTGTGGGGGGGGAGGGAGTGGGAGAGGAAAAACAAAGGTGGTGGTTGCTGATAGGGGGATGGGGCTAGTTGCATATGGGGTGGGTCAGGGGTTGTTGAGAGGGGGAGGAGGTGGTTCGCTGCAttccgaggaggaggaggaagaagaagaagtagtagtagtagtagtttaAAAAGGAGAAAGACGGAGGATGAGAACCGCTTAAGAGAAGGGGCCATTTGACCATTTCAAAATATCAAGGGAAAAGAAGAGGTAGGAGTTCCTTTTTGGGGGGGAATTAGAGGTGAAACTTCTGAGAAGGGAATTTGAGTATATACTATATAGAGTGTAAGTTTAGGGGAGTGATAAAAATTTTCCctactatatattatattatgaataatataatacaaatataatattatataataaataataggAGAAAGTACGATGTTTGGTCGCATCCCCCTATGCCCTCTCACGTGGGTACGCAAAAAGACCATCCTACCCCTGTTAGTCGATGCCCATGGGTGCGCTGCCATTGGCTCAGCTGCTGGCACAATGGCCATGCGACCaagcagcgttctttttcccatatataatataaaaaggaagacttttgttatatataatatatataatattatataggTAGTCAAGCGTGTGTGtctgtgtgagagagagagagggagagactttgtttctaattttcgTTAGTTTTGCTATTTTATCCCCACTTAAGAAGCAATTGTGCACATGTTCATTAATCGTACCTGCATAAATGaccaaaaatgaatttttagcCATAATAGATAAATGGGTCTAGACCTTATTATGGTTTATCTATTATTctgatttatttgaaatagaaataaggatcataaatgataccaaacaccTACAAAAACGTTTTTGTgtcagaaaaaacaaaaataataatgataccaaagagagccttagatACTTGGCTTTCTCATAACAAAGCCTTAAATATAACTTTCAAAACAAGGATTATCTATAATTATCCTATCAATGTAAAAGAAggttaaaaataaagaaatttataaataataacAGAATTCAACAAGGCCAGTATACAACAGTTGTGCCATTCACCACTTACAGTATCTAATGTTTCACAAGATTAACACATCTTCCACACAGTTCAGTGTCACAGTTAACTATTTGTGACTATTATTGGTCTaggttacaaattacaagtgtaGATTTAGCAAGAAGGCATATAAGTTACATGTGCTAGTTTTTTACAACTTTATGGATCTGTAGGGTGTAAATCAGTAGTAGACACATCACTAAATTGAGGTACTAGGTTAAAAACTTAAGGAAATCTATTGATTATCTACCAAATAATAAATCAAGAGGGTTGGCTTCAGGCTTGGTTAAATTTATCTTGTCACCAAATCAAAATTTCTGCTATATGTCCACAGGGTGgttccatgtgatagaggacccgaCATCCATCTCGTTGATCAAATTTCACCCccaaataaataagggaagtGCCTCAAAAGTGAGTACAAAGagccaaaattacaaaaatgctacTGGAATACTGGACTCCTTTCATTTGAAATGGCACTTGTTATTCAATGAAATTTTAATCTCACTTACAACTAGTTCTCATGCTTCTTTTGTGCTGGAATTCTATGGATAAGCTAGGAGTGGGGTCCTCTACCACCTGGACCCACCCATGTTGGCCACATTGCAAGTTGGTGACCGGCTAAGTGTAACCAAGCAGGGTTACAACTGGACAATCCCACtacagattttttttggggtggaggGGGAAGCAGCGTGAGGAGACAGGAGGGAAGGGAAGGCTAGTTAGGTGCGCCAATTCAGCCTACAAACTAAATGAGCAATAAAAATTCCTAGGAATTAAtgaatttgatcattttttttcttggaaactGAGATCTTcaatgaaattgaggactcattAACTAGAGATAAAGTGGAGAGAATTTGTGTGCATTGAGCCTGACCTTGTGGAGCAATGTAAAGATTGGGAAAgggtttattatgtttttattCACCGTACTCCTTTGGGAAggagtttattttgttttgagaGGGAGactccgcaaagtgattattttaggtatctgggcacaatcataaaaaaagaaggtgatatagaggatgatgtttcacagaaaTTAACATAGGAagaatgaagtggagaggtgtgttaGGAGTggtgtgtgatcgacgtattcctttaaaagttaaaaggaatattttattggacagtcatacgaccagctatgatgtatggtgtggactGTTGAGCAATTAAGAAGTATCAtctagataaactcagtgtagcagagatgcagatgttgagatggatgtgtggcaaaactaggaaggataaagtaaagaatgatcatattagagctgattggGAATAGCTCCGATACAtaataagctacaagaaagtcatttaaggtggcatggccatgttcaacagaggcctttggatgctccagtacgaagaagtgatttgattcagattgaaggaactaaaagagccaggggcagacctaaaatggccgtaggagaagtgatgaggaaagacatgcatagtttaggccttgtatcaagtatgacctcgaatagagctggtTGGAGGGCaacgatccatgtagccgatcccatttagttggtataaggctgagttgttgttgttattgttgtttaCCATACCCTTGGCTTTAGGTTTTGTACACTAGGcctttcccttttcctttaGGATGGATCTGCACATTCTCTTTGGCTATGTGCCTAGTTACTTTATTCTGTTATGTAAGCTTAACAAATTGTATACAGTTTTTCTTCAGAAACACGGCTTATATATCTCCCACATTTAGGGTGTGATGTAGAATTATGACCCCCAGTCAAGATCATTTAGTGTTAGGCTTGATTTCCAGGCAACTAGAGGTTTTCCTAAAGGGTTTTGGTACACATTCTAGATAAGATTTTATGGTATGGTTTCTGCAAAATTTATCTATCATTAGATGGGTTTACAATGGAGCCAAGAATTGGCAAGGTAATCATGTCACAACTTCAGAAAACTACCATGTTCTACTCATGAACCGTCTTTCAAGTATCacatgatttttattttcattatggCAAAGAGTATAAATCAAATGTTACCACTCAACTCTACAATCATCATGGAACTGTAGAAACAGAAAAGTAGGAACCAGAATCAGCATAGCTTTACCTGCATTGACGACTGAATGCCTCCATTTAAAAGTCGTGTTGTTGCATTGCCAAACTTGTCCTCATGATGAAGGTGGTATCCAATATATGAACTTGGTTGACGTCCCGAACAAGTGTGCACTACATCTTGGCAAGGAATCTCAATTTGTGGACTGCTTGAATCATTTGTCACTAAAAGTAATTTACAGTTCAAATGTACGTTTGAAACCTCAGAGGCATGATACTGAGTATCAACAAGTGCACGAGTATAGGTAACAACAGCAATTCGTGTAGCAGTACCAGGGAAAAGTAATAAACCTTCCATgtatttgatttggaaaatccTAGCTCCATCAGCAATTTCACTAATCTTGACGATACTTAACAGGTTTGGAGCCCCATTTCTCAGAGAGAGTGCAATATCTATCGTTTCCCCACTATCACATGGCACAAGAGCCTCAAGAGAAATAGAAACCAAACCTGTATGTTCACCATATGCTGCCTTACCTCGCACTTCTGCTTCAAGAGGAACCATAATTGTATCAGTCCTACCTTGTGAAGAACTCTGCAACTGCACACAAAAAGCACCAACCAATTTTCCTTCACTACAAGAGGAGAAGTCTATCTCTAGGATGGTTTCACTGCTGTGAGGACCAAGCTTCCAACTTCCATTAGGCTTAATCCCCATCAATGGCAAACCGACTTCACCACTCCTTATGTCCAACCACTCTATATCACTCAGAAAATAACTAAACTCATCAGAGCCCCGAAGAGTGTCCATTCTACAAACAGCTTCTGCAGAGTATGATGTGCTCCCTGATGAGAATGACACCCACCCAGTAACTTCCTGCACATAGAGGGTCTCATTGAAAGGATTGTGTATTGACAAATTCTTGCCAAATGATCCTTCTGAAGAAACATCCAGGCCTATCAGAGGCTGTGTGCCATAAGGGGATTCATTAGCAAAACCTTTTGCATGAACCAAGAAACCCCCAGAACTTGTCTGTAAGACCAGGTGAGCTGAGGAAGATCCCAATATTCTTGGTAAGAAGACAAAACAAATTGAAGCAACTTCACCCGGACCAAGCAACATATCATCAAAATCGCAAGGGTAGAACTGACTATCGGTGCTGAATGGTTCATAGACATGTAGGAGGCTATCATTGCAAGTATTCTCTACAGTCAAGAAAGCTAATGAAGGAAAGTATAAATAGTTTTGTCCCCAATCAAGTAAAGGAGGTTTTATCTCCACTTTGAATGATGAAGAACTGTCACCAGAACCTGATCTAATTGCCTCAAAAGTCTTCTCTGGGCTCTTAGTCAGTTTGCATCCTTTACAGGAGGAATGATGATTCCAACCAACACTACTGTTCTGCAGCAATGATACGTCCTGGAGTCCACTTCCAGAATTCAGAGAACATGAAACAAGGCTTCCATTTAATAACTTAAACATCCGATGGTCTGGCAACTGGCTTGAGTTACCATCCGACATACCATGAGGAACTGGCCCATCAGGTAATGTAGCATCAATCTTTCTCCCAGGAACTTCTAGAAGAGATGCTTTAAAATTATCTTCTTCAGGGAGAAAATCAGGCAATGTTGAAGGAAAGCAAAAGAATTCAGAACTGGTACAGACATTCTTAAAACTGGAGAATGTTGGAGAGTTGCCACAAGCATAGTTTGAATTAACATCACAACCAAAAAGGTCTGTAAGCCCTGCATCAAGATTAACACCATTGGGTCCGCAAGCCTTACAATCAAAATGATCCCTCATTCCATTCACTTGTGATGCTAAATGGTTCCTCTCAGTACATGACACACACAAAGCAAGGCAGAAAAAGATACAGGAAAGAACCAGAACTAGATGCAATCCATTGAATGGACGAAGCAATCTCCTGTACatgaattacaaaaaaaaaaaaaatcattagtGACAAAATTAGTTTAAATGACATACACAAGTCCAGACTCATTTCCCTGACAGAAACGTGAAAAGTGGGGAAGACACTAAAATTATCAAAAGAACAGGTTAATAATTACTGCATAGTATTTCCAAAATGACATGAGGCAGAGAAAAATATGCAACTCAACATTTCGATATGGTAAAGAGTTGCAtgaaaaattttctaaaaataagAAACATTAAAATTGTAGTAAAACTgtaaaagaaagtaaagaatAATTAATGAAAGTTTGTTTGTACGATGGGTTATTGTAGAATTATACAGACGATCATTTATTCTGTTCCCAATTCAGTATCGCTGCTGCATAACATCATCTCTACTTTTCATTCCACACTGAAAGAAATAAAGCTTAAATTTAAGTTATTTATATCATCAAATTACAAATCGATTCAATTGATGACTATATTGAATCATTCTAACGTCAATACTTTAGTAAATGTGGGACGGAAGAAAGTATATACAATAATATAAGTACGCACTTTTCCTATTTTTGCTTCTAATCGTATCATTAAATGCTAACAGTCAGTCTTGAATCTTGACAAACTATGCTGTACAAGTGTAGAAAGCTTCAGAAAgcaaaaaataccaaaagagAAACATGAAAACACAAACCACAAGTTCATTTCTACCAGTAGAAGCTGGTCAAAAATCCTAAAACGAAGTCAAAATCACCTCATACGTAGAGGTTCCTAATCGATAGTCACTCAACAACATCCATTAATAACTAAATGAAGAAAACCATATAATCAAAGCAAAACGGGAAACAAAACAATCCAGAAATAGCACGTAGAGTGGCAGAAATTAATCAGAACAAAGTAAAAGAGAAATCAATGATTGGGAGGGAAAGACTAAAAAAAACTAACGAGCAAGCAAGAACGATGACACGAAAACTAAAGCCGCAAAGAGTGAGAAAAATcattgaagataaaagaaaacaGTCGAAGATTACCGATAGAACATGGACATCTGTTCTTCAGCTCTGGCTGTTAGGTAAAGGTTCTCCATCTCTGAACAATAAAGCCAACCATCTGGctttgtggattagggttttcgtTCGTTTTCGGCCTAAAGTAAGAGCAATTGGTAGAGAACAGAGACAGcagaaaagaaaacac
This window harbors:
- the LOC122661649 gene encoding uncharacterized protein LOC122661649, translating into MENLYLTARAEEQMSMFYRRLLRPFNGLHLVLVLSCIFFCLALCVSCTERNHLASQVNGMRDHFDCKACGPNGVNLDAGLTDLFGCDVNSNYACGNSPTFSSFKNVCTSSEFFCFPSTLPDFLPEEDNFKASLLEVPGRKIDATLPDGPVPHGMSDGNSSQLPDHRMFKLLNGSLVSCSLNSGSGLQDVSLLQNSSVGWNHHSSCKGCKLTKSPEKTFEAIRSGSGDSSSSFKVEIKPPLLDWGQNYLYFPSLAFLTVENTCNDSLLHVYEPFSTDSQFYPCDFDDMLLGPGEVASICFVFLPRILGSSSAHLVLQTSSGGFLVHAKGFANESPYGTQPLIGLDVSSEGSFGKNLSIHNPFNETLYVQEVTGWVSFSSGSTSYSAEAVCRMDTLRGSDEFSYFLSDIEWLDIRSGEVGLPLMGIKPNGSWKLGPHSSETILEIDFSSCSEGKLVGAFCVQLQSSSQGRTDTIMVPLEAEVRGKAAYGEHTGLVSISLEALVPCDSGETIDIALSLRNGAPNLLSIVKISEIADGARIFQIKYMEGLLLFPGTATRIAVVTYTRALVDTQYHASEVSNVHLNCKLLLVTNDSSSPQIEIPCQDVVHTCSGRQPSSYIGYHLHHEDKFGNATTRLLNGGIQSSMQLKVLETAEADELVLKNWRSQGTTTGMSVLDDHEILFPMVQVGTHCSKWITVKNPSEQPVIMQLVLNSGAIIDQCRAADEFLKPVSSSSLINNESMLIYGFSIAEAAVKEAYVHSYGMALFGPIVFHPSNRCRWRSSALIRNNLSGVEWLPLGGFGGSLSLVLLDGSKPVQSLEFNLEMPISPKISGAEFLFHIEDTSSICSEPLLKELYAKNTGDLPLEVNSIEVSGTDCQLDGFIVHNCKGFALEPGESARLLISYQTDFSAAVVQRDLELALATGIFVIPMKATLPAYMINLCKKSLFRMFLVKFSMVVLVAAFVLFFILYCCFPQPVILVALDYLFKAERSPIATVGTAGISSRKHRHQRNNRCSICSSVDGMLRSVRDDETSKLGLVCRSDCLSGHQGQETAAQCMKLMQDGQGQSIKMSEPQKVMSLLPSSSVLKSMAVVASSGVLESSQTGNLTVRVGKEKGRKRRKRRVAGAGFTGMPEVSSSQSGNSTPSSPLSPVTLVTQHKQTWLLSPEVDHGIEAKDPAARMDDRSHEKGQMLKAAGQSRLLESKVSTDYCCNSWLHAQEQPSVVGETSKPVPLPSATFPCTVWDGPREVGSPSFLVSTSAISPPARAPGSKLLKETSVKAEEKTGFGNEFTYDIWGNHFSGFHLISRTKEVSTVISNASDDDSQSFFLRGPQILMQTASSI